One Maribacter sp. HTCC2170 genomic window, TAAAAACCCTCGAGGAATTCACTTCAGTTTTAAACAATCTGTGTGAAAATCAGGAATTCTCGAAAAGAACTGGGCTTATTAACTCTAGTTTTGTTAAAGAAAATATGGGAGCAAGCATCCAAATCATGGCTCATATTCGTAGATTACTATAACACGAATATTTAGCCATTATGAAATTTCCCCAAATTTTCAAGCTTTTGGCCTTGTTATGCTTTTTCGCTGCGTTATCCTGTAAAGAGGCCAGTGTAAAAGACAAGCACGCACCAAAGGAAGAAAAAAACATTCCATCTGCAGAGAAGCATCATAAATTTAAGTCAACTCCAAAAAACGACCCTAAGCGGTCTATTCAATCAAGGGACAGTATTTTGCGAAAGCAAAAAAAATCTAAGGATTTGGACACTTTAAAACCTAAGGTGGCCTAGTTGACATTATAGATATTTCTGGTCTGGTAATTTTTGCTAGCTTTACCAAAACCAAAAATATACCTATGAATTCCAAACTCTTCCGAATTTCTTTGACCGCCGCCTTATCTGGATTTTTATTCGGCTTTGATACTGTTGTAATCAGTGGAGCAAACCTTCCTATTAAAGAACTTTGGGACACTTCTCCCTGGTTTCATGGAACTTTCATCATGTCTATGGCATTATGGGGTACGGTAATAGGTTCTTTGTTTGGAGGCATTCCATGTGACCGATTCGGTCGAAAGAAAACTTTATTTTGGATTGGTATTTTGTATGCTGTTTCGGCCTTGGGTTCTGGACTTGCCACGGATCCATATATGTTTTCATTTTTTAGATTCATTGGAGGTTTAGGTGTCGGGGCTTCTTCAGTTGCCGCTCCCATTTATATTTCAGAAATCTCATCTCCAGAAAATCGTGGAAAACTTGGCGCTCTATATCAATTCAATCTGGTATTGGGTATACTAATTGCTTTTATCTCAAATTATCTACTTCAAGGAATTGGTGGCGATAATGACTGGAGATGGATGCTTGGAGTAGAAGCCATCCCAGCAATTTTGTACACTATTATGGTAATCAGTATCCCCAATAGCCCGAGATGGTTGGTTCTTAACAAAGGTGATGATGAAGGTGCACTAAACACTTTAAAATTGATTTATACCGATGAGGAGGCCCATAATAAGCTAGATGATATAAAAGCCCACAATCCCGCAGGTCAAGCAAAAGAAAGCTTGTTTTCGGGCAATTACAAAACCCCCTTGATTTTGGCCTTTCTTATAGCTTTTTTCAATCAATTATCAGGCATTAATTTTGTCCTGTACTATGCTCCTGAAATTCTTGAACGAGCAGGTCTTGCAGCTCAAGAATCCTTGTTCAGTTCAATATCAATTGGAATTGTAAATCTAATATTCACATTTGTGGGGGTTTGGTTGATAGATAGATTAGGAAGAAAACAATTAATGAAAATCGGATCTATAGGTTATATTATTAGCCTTGGTATGGTAGGTTGGTGTTTTTATACAGGTGCCAGTTCAGTTCTACTTTTGACATTTATCTGTGTTTTCATCGCCTCACACGCCATTGGACAGGGAGCCGTTATATGGGTGTTTATTTCTGAGATTTTTCCAAATAAAATTAGGGCATTTGGTCAATCATGGGGCACTGGCACCCATTGGATATTCGCAGCCATTATTACCTTGATAACCCCAATTTTTCTAGATAGCGAGAAAGGTATTTTCAAGGACAACCCTTGGCCAATTTTTATATTTTTTGCTGGAATGATGGTTCTACAGTTACTGTTCGTCTTATTTATGATGCCAGAAACCAAAGGAATTTCCCTAGAGGAATTAAGCGACAGATTAAGTGGTAAAAAATCAAAATCTTAAAAAAGACATTTTCACTTTAACGAATTATTTGGAAATACATCGCTGAAACATACTAAACAACAGGCATTTAGTCGAATTATTCTTTAAAATTCGAGGATTTTAGATCACAATTCCCTACATTGGAATAAATAAATAAAATCATGGAGCAGGAAATTACATTTGGCACTAAGATGCTCAACGGCTTTTTAAGCATTATGGTAGTGATATTGGTTGCTATTTTGCTAGCGGTTGTTGGCGGTCTTTTGTTAGCCGCGTTTGGTATCATTTAGGCCAATCAAACCAGAGATTTCCCCAAATATTATCTCCCTATTTATTTATAAAATTACAAAGCCCATCCTTGTTGATGGGCTTTCTGTTTAATAGTACAATTGCTATCCAGGCCCTAGCTCAATATACACCTCTAATAAGTACAGTCATCCGTTCCAATAGTAAAAGTTATTTCAGTTCCAATCTCTCAGTATTGTTAAGATTTTTTCCTCTAATATCTTCAAAAACCCCTATCATTTCTTTCAACTTTTCCGAATGGGACACAGCCAGATTATTTTGCTGTCCAATATCCGATTTTAAATTGTACAATTGATATTCTTTGTCATTGCCCAATTCAATATTTACATATTTGTTCTTGGCTTGTCCTTGATATGGAGGAATCATTACCCAATCCCCTTTGCGCAAGGCAGTTCTTGTTGAAGCTTCAAGTATTAAAGTTTCTCTACCCGCATTGCTTTTACCCATTAACACATCTAACATATTTTCACTATCACTGGTATTTTCCTTACTGTTTACCAGAAAAGCGAGAGATGAAAATAAATCCAACTGAGATACCATGGCCTCAGAAGTTCCTGGAATAATTTTTCCTTTCCAGTAAGCAATAAAAGGCACACGAGTGCCAGCTTCAAACAAACTATATTTGCCCCCCCGCAAAACCCCTGCAGGTTTGTGCTTACCTAGTTTTTTTACGGAATCATCATAATACCCATCGTTAACCACAGGACCATTATCACTTGAAAATATGATAAGTGTATTTTCTAGCAACCCTTCTGATTTCAAAGTTTTCATGAATTCTCCAATCATC contains:
- a CDS encoding sugar porter family MFS transporter, producing MNSKLFRISLTAALSGFLFGFDTVVISGANLPIKELWDTSPWFHGTFIMSMALWGTVIGSLFGGIPCDRFGRKKTLFWIGILYAVSALGSGLATDPYMFSFFRFIGGLGVGASSVAAPIYISEISSPENRGKLGALYQFNLVLGILIAFISNYLLQGIGGDNDWRWMLGVEAIPAILYTIMVISIPNSPRWLVLNKGDDEGALNTLKLIYTDEEAHNKLDDIKAHNPAGQAKESLFSGNYKTPLILAFLIAFFNQLSGINFVLYYAPEILERAGLAAQESLFSSISIGIVNLIFTFVGVWLIDRLGRKQLMKIGSIGYIISLGMVGWCFYTGASSVLLLTFICVFIASHAIGQGAVIWVFISEIFPNKIRAFGQSWGTGTHWIFAAIITLITPIFLDSEKGIFKDNPWPIFIFFAGMMVLQLLFVLFMMPETKGISLEELSDRLSGKKSKS